Genomic window (Lycium barbarum isolate Lr01 chromosome 2, ASM1917538v2, whole genome shotgun sequence):
CCAATAACAGAGAACAAAAGTTGCAAATTGCAATTATCCcaaaaaaatcaacaaaaacaacataccaagtgtaatcccacaagtggggtatggggagggtagagcgtacgcagaccttacccctacctcgtggaggtagagaggctgtttccgaaagatccTTGGCTCAAGTGCAGCAAATCAAAGTAGTTATGGAAAAAGAGATACGGCAGTGACGAAATCATGATAACTAATAAGAGAAGCAGTACAGAGCATTCAGAAAAAGGAACAGTAACAACAGCAAACTAGTGTGATAACCGAAACACAATAAACAATAATAGTAACAGATATCAAAAGCAAATtatcccaaaaaaattaaaaagagggAAAAAGGAGAAGGAAGAGAAGAATTACTTGACGAGGGTGAGACCGGTGTTACCACAGTGAAGGCAATTGAAAGGAGCAGGGGTATCTCTGTAAATAGTTTGCTGAATCGGTATTCCTTTCGGATCTCcataaataacatttgatggaACCATACCTGAAAGAAAATACTTTATTCATAAACTCATAAATCTCTTAAATGCTCTCTACAATGTCCATTCTGTGAAAGTAGCTAGCAACACCCCTAtttataatactccctctgttccgtctcaatttatgtgatactttttgcTTCTCGGGATTCAAACTACATGAACTTTGACCGATATTTTAatatgtattttttcaccaaatatatgagaaaagttgcaacttatacTCCCTCTATTAAAATTTATGTAAACCTATTTCCTTATCAGtccgtgccaaaaagaatgacccctttctacatttggagacaatatacctttatgcaatgatttatagtcacacaaaatatatgtaactcatttaacatcacaaatttaaaaaaattctctTCTTTTTTAAATTCCGTGTACATTCAAATAGGTTCACACaaggaaacagccgccctacctttcaaggtgggggttaggtctgcgtacactctaccctccccagaccccacattgtgggattctactaggcttcttgttgttgtttttgttgttgtacaTTCAAATAGGTTCACACAAATTGAAATAGAGAGCAATACTTTTCATGCAGTTatcaaatatataaattaaaaatcttaaaatattaaattaatctaatccaatttagcttcaaaatttagtCAAAATTGACTCTCAAAAAAGCAAAAAGTATTAAGTAAATTGGGAGACAGGAAGTAGTACCAAAAACTACTTTAACTCAAAACATGAAAACCTATATATAAATACTAGACATGAATTAAATTATCAAATTCTAATCAATTTTGAGATCATACAACTTTGAATTATTTTATTCCAACAACAATACCTGCTTGATAAGGGTTTTCACCGACATAGTATTGCTGCTGGTGTATTTGCTGCGGCACAGGTGGAGCCTGGTGGTATGCCGGATTGTAAGGTATTCCGACAGCCGGTTCCTCGTACTTCGACATCTCCGATGAATACAATTCCGATTTGATTTGGTTTGGGTTTGAATTTTCTTGCGTACCACGCGTTTGTAGAATTCTATATGGCTTTATAAGGGCAAAAGTTTGGTTTCTACAAAAATATTGGCTTTGAATTGTCGAGTATATAACTTTGACATTCTCTACGTGGCGCTTTATTATTTGTTGACAGGGGAGAATTGATGTGCCCCACTGTTGATATTGTTTATTTCGGACTAATTACATATGTTTATACTAAACACTCATGTAATAGGTGCACTCCCTATATTTTAAACCTAAATACTTACGCACCTCACACTAtgaaaatcctatattacttcagtgttttaaaaggtgcGGCGTAAGGCGGAGTGTTTTTTATATGTCTCAGCGAGACGTAAGGCGTAAGCTTATGGATATTTAAattttagtatttcataaaataatataattataataaatattttaaaataaataaaattacattaaaaaataaaaaaaaacctataaataaatgaaatatatatatatatatatatatatatatatatatctatctgATAGCATTATTTTCCTCTCAAGAACTTTCTTTgtatttcttttcccttttttctcAATTTCATTCATTGTCTCTTaagataatttaaaatattttaaacataaaattcaaataatttattttattacAAAAGTCGAATCGGACGTGATTGAACAAACATTATAGTAACAATTTCTATAATGTGATGATGGAATTCGGATTTGTTTTGGTTTATTATCTTGCGTCCCACGCGTTTGTAGAATTGTAGTTTAATAGGGGCAAAAGTTTGGTTTCTAGAAAAATATTGACTTTGAATTGTCGAGTATATAACTTTTGACAATATCTACGTGGCACTTTGTTATTTGTTGACTGGGAATTTGTGGAGACCACTGacctttgtttttatttttttggtgggCCAAAATAGCCCTCAACTATGGAAAATATATAAGTTTTGCTCTGTGTTTgaatttggttttaaatttgccCTTAAAATTGGTGAATTGGTAAATTAGCTCAGGTTAGCCCCTTAACCATGAGAAATAGGATAAATTTACCTCCGTTTAAATTTAATCTCAAATATGTCCTTATCTTTGAAGAACTTGCTAAATTTTATTCATCAAAACTAACGGACCTTCAATATCTTTATTTTACTTATTTAGAATATATTTTACTATTGAAATAAATCCTTAAttattttttgtaaaattttATTTATCAAAGATATTATACATCTAATTTCACATCAGATTTCTGTCTTTTCCCATAAAAAAATTACTATCTTGAAGTTTAACAACAACTAAATGGAacacaaatttcaaaaattcaAACATTTTGATGGGAAGATAATAACCTTCAAGAATCCACAACTAAATTGAAATTCTTAAATACGTGagaaataattaaaaataaatgaaGTAATTGGAAAGAGTTGTATGTACACTTAGCAAAGAATTTTGATCTTGATGAAGAAATTACTTatgtcatgccaaaaagaaaaacaTCAATATAATATCAATTTTAATTCTGATGAACTTAATTTATGCATATGGTCAGAATTACGTAGATAACGAAGTATCGATCTTCaagaaattgaaaaagaaaagacTTATTATTCATTcgtttagcaaaaaaaaaaatgttgaaaaaatattttctatccTTTTGATGTGTTAAGAAGAATTTGTTTTTGTAcgtattcttttttcttttcctttattttctctttttgttCTTCCTTTTATCATTTTAGAAAACTGAAGTTAAAAAATCATTGACCCTAAATTAAGATGGTTGATTGCAAAAAGTGAATTTTATTAATTTTGAAAggtaaatttgagcaagttcctaTCAAGTACTTAGGTCTGCCTTTATCACCTTAATAAAGGAGAAGCTAGATTGTCATATGCTTGTGGAGAAGATCACTCAGAGAGTTAAGAGCTACATATTCTAAACACCTATTCTATGCAGGCAGGCTGCAAATTATCAATGTAGTATTATTCTCCATACATAGTTTCTGGGGAACAATGTTTATGCTGTCTTAGAGTATTTTGACGGATGTGGACAGGATTTGTAGAGAATTCACGTGGgaagtgatacgctcaaatttagacttttaatagcgtaaagcggacgatgtcaaatatagtaacccaatgaggttggggtctaatcccacagagaatatggtgtgaaaagtttactaaacaagtattatactaattttgcggtcctggtgtattccgaaaaagggttttatagttgttttggtttgtggactaatttaaagtgattagaaatttaaagttataaatatatgggtaaaaagaaccaaggttgtgtccccgtcagataaaatgtatgatcatgggtattgatcttgatatacttctaatggatcgtttgtatggatgcacttaacctctatgtgaatctgaattatttcccaataagaaaagattatttctttctacgCTTTTTCCAAAGAtgagaaagtatgcatgaagaatggttaattatgccaagtaaattcctcttatttctaagtgaatttattaaacaaggtttaaagccttgagttcttgttatttgttctgacctaaccctagctattttttcaaataaactaaagtttatggcgttagctaatgtttgcaaccactaactatatgatgaaaacgaagaacaaataaaccctaacaatccattatgcgtatatctttcactatccccaatcacaacacactcatccttgggttcacaaccttagtaaagatatttagctactcatggcaacaagaaaacaataaaagattgaagattgcataattgaattttgtattgaacttacggataaaacttgaaagtaacgaATGTAATTTGCCTGTAAAATCTTCAAAAGTAATAAcaattcaaaagtaattactacaagtctaaaattCCAGATGTccaaaaaataaaacctaaacaggtatttatacaagttaaactcgaAATAATCAATCCCAATCCTGTTCCAGCTCAGTTTGCACTTTGATGAGTCGTCGTTGCACTTCGACGGTTGTTCACATGTTCGACGAGCATGACGGCGATCTGATGACATATTTTCACTTTGCAGGACTTCCAtcgtcgaagcacttcgacggaccatcgatcatgtcgacggtgcaagtcgatgATCTGATGATTTTGTCAATTTGCAGGAACTTATCGATAAggcaactcgacggaccgtcgagcatTTTGACGGTCTGTCCTTAATGCATATCAGAACAGATCACTTGTTTTCCTCGTTTTTCGCTTACCGAGCATTCTAATTTCGAAATACCTACACAACagacaaaacacatcaaactaacacaaacttgctcaaaaacaagtaaaacttagagttaaaaagcattagatgtgccataatttaaCGGCACATTAGGGAGGCACAGAGGGAAAAAGGAAAATTTCACTAGTGTCCTGGAAAGTAGTCTGTTTTCCAAGAAACTTAGGGGACTAAATGTTAAGGGAAGCAAGGACTGGAACGTTGCCTCTATTGGGAAGTTATTATGGCAACTTATCCAAGGAATTATTGTGGGTGAGGCAGGTgtatgaaatttatatgaagAATGAAACTAATATATGGGCGCATATACCTCATTTGGATTGTAGCTGGTACTGGAAGACATTAAATTCCCTTAAGAGTACTGATGCAAGGGTGGTATTATCAGGTAGATACCTGCTTACAGAAAATGATGAGTACTCTAGCACAAAAAGTTATTTGGCTATTTTTGGTGACCAAACTAGAATGAGAGTAGCTGATTTGGTGTAGAGCAGAGTGGCTCAACCAAAACAAAGATTTATTTTGACAGTTCAAAGTAGATTGCTTACAAAGGAAAGAATGATCAAGATAAACATATCAGTGGATGATTTAATGTGTTGTCTATGTGATACCCAAGCAATGGGGACTAATGCTCATCTATTTGGAAGTTGCAACTGGATTAGAAAGGTCAAGCAGGAGATGTCACTATGTACTAATGTTAATCTGCAAGGTGGAGACATAAAACAGATCCTGCTCaacattaaattaaaaataaaaataaaaacactaGAGACAGTTTGAGAAGAACTTATGACTGAATGGGGAGCAATATTATATCACACCTGTAGGGCCCGAAATTGAAAAAATTTCAAAAGAGTAATTATACATACAAGCAAGGTTGTTACACGTGTCAAAAGGGAAATAGAAGAAAGGGTAGACTTACTAAAATCTTCAACACATGCCGGTAGATGTAAAGGATTAGTGCAACAGATACAATGTGTTTAGTTGGTGTTTTCTGTTTTCTGAGGCCTATTCCCTGAGATGGATATTGAGGTGATGTTAGTTTGTAATTTGTTTTTGTTGATTGTTAATATTCATACAATTAAAAAAAAGGGggtataattgtcacgacccgacccgagggccgcgacgggcacccggtactaACCCACTCGAGCACCTCttacatactttcacatttacatctaggtgagccacatagctaaatcagacttttattcctcattcatactatttctattgggcaacaatacatttatatcatcatcacaactatgcccacaacaatgtacataagccgacaaggctaacaaaatgatatccaaaatataagccgataaggccaaacacatctacccatatacacatgtctacgagcctctaaggagagtatgtcatatcatataggcgagacaggaccccgctatgcccatgaatatgcacacaaaagaataaataccaaaagctgtagctccgaatgaaatggagctccgcaatgtagtccctgagtaataaagctatggatcaagtctgtctccctgggcacctgcgggcatgacgcagcgtccacaaataaaaggacgacagtacgaagaatgtactaagtatgtaaagcatgatcaacatcattatgaaagcataatagacaacataagaaatagcataggatgggagatagtagtatcatcgtcataaacacttacttgcttttcatagggactttccatttctaatgcgtgattgtgtacatacatccatatccgtatccgtattcatattcgtactcatttacattcgtatccattttcgtattcatagcatattcgtatttatactcatatttatatcgtatacatatccatataatgtacatagcatacccgaccatgaaggttcagtgtttcgcatacccggccatggcaaggctcggtgagtatacatacctggccctaccaaggctcagggttatccgtacccaactgcagtggtgcgcgcgcaatatatatatattctacccggccatataagtttggggtttcataatagtcatacatagacacatatacataaaatctcataaacatctttagcatcattactatcgtcgttcattacatctatccttagaggattactcatcatataaggaatttagtacaattgtaacatatcgagaaacataagcttagtagcttttgaagatagcatcatttggaggacatcataggctcatagaagattagatatttggccaaagaaccatgtcttatgaaagaagggttagccttacatacctttccgttcaactattctatcacttgcacgttctccttcaatgctcacgtttctaccttcattagagttatactatcattagaaaatcgatagcttagcatatatgactaaagctaaagaaaattggacatcatctcctttatttatacgacttcctccatatcatatatcaactcccaaacatcaataataacattcacaatatcataacaatactctttattcacatacattatccttacttctcaattcacttccaatcatccatatccatggtcatagcacacgattacattcattcatatacaatgtctatcccatgttcttaacatcatttataacataaccataatcacaacacatcaagaatcatgactcaatccaagctattactcaaaaatgacactattcccacattcatgacccattttctatatccttctacaatccaagtgtttcaacttctcaataccttaaacaacatggaaataccataaaacttaccttaaatggtgtaggaatgaaccttgggtggaaacacttcacttgagcaaaaccctagcttcaccttcacttggattccttgtcttggatgaactttaataggtttcttacacttgattctcttggtttgatgaagttgttcactaatatcccttgaattcttgtgggagaagtgtagagaaattTTCTAGAGAGAAgaggagtgaaggggaaatgaaatgaaataaacttggaccccttattaataatacaaaatctgtcccgcttggatttcacggaccaacatacggtccgtataaattatactgaccgtatgtttggtcgtacttttggtccagtgaggggtgctaatctgggctgattatacggccaaacatacggccagtataatttatacggccagtatgttgggccgtataatgcccagtccttccgaactcattctcgtcgactcgtttgatctccaatccttatggaaccttcttgacacttgtttatcacctcattaatgatctgagggacattataactcttctccaaagcatcattaaatcatcattaacttgttactcgtaaatcctttccgatacatatcgtatgccttgccttctcttggcaaactttctctccctacctcgaatgtctttgaaatcttaattagggtcatcaaatgtcattccttacttattgaaataccatatacttcgtgctcttcgttagtctattcactgtgcatcaacggaaaattttccaaggtgtaacaataattGAGACCAAATTCATATGAAGGATATATTTGTTTTATTTTCCACAGTTAAGAGGCAAATCTGAATCATTCTACAATGCTAAAGACATATTTAGTGACGAAATCAACTGGAGGGTAAAATTTTTCTATTTTCCATAGTTGAGGGATATTTttggtcttttaaaaaaaattaaccttattttCAATAAAGGGAGTTAGGCAGTACTTTCTTTCTACTTTCGTTGTAAAAGTTGTTTATCTCTAATATTTGACAATTACAAACTCGGGCCAATTAATTAAGGGTGACAAAAAAGTCTCAAAATTGAGTTGGGGTAactctagttttttttttattgagtagggttgataaactttggattagtgattagggagttttgacttgccccaaagttatatttttaacactttgacctcAAGCTTTCTTTTTTACACTTTGACCCCAAGTtttgtttttaacactttgacccaacccATATAAACCATAAAATACCCCCTGCCCCCCACGCCTCCACTTCCTCCCGCCCCACCCCCCTTTCTGCCCCACCCCCCCACCTCGCCCCCAGCCCCCCACCTCGCCCCCGCCCTTACCCCCCActcccacaaaaaaaaaagtttttttaaaaaagattttgaaaagttttttttttgttttgtttttttgtacCACCCACCGCCTCGCCCAACCACCCCCCACcatcccaaaaaaaattaattttattttaaaaaaaaaattgaaaattttttgtttttgtttttttttttttttttgcaccaccacCTCCCCCAAAccccaccaaaaaaaatattttttttaaaaagattttgaaaagtttttttttatttatttttttgcaccaccccccaCCACTCCCTACCCTCCCAAAAAAATTGCACCAATACCgcccccacccccaaaaaaaaaaatcttaagaaAAAATTTGTTTTCTTTGGTTTCTTACTCCACCCACTCacccaaaaaaaaatgttttaaaaagatgttttgaaaagtttttgttttttgcaccacccacccAAAAAAcaaatcttgaaaagaagttttgaattaaagatacgtcctccatatgttgatcctagcaaacccggaagaaggcggacaaagaggaggcgtggaatTGGGAAATCATTGCGAAGGAGgaaatgctccttatgcaaaacagcCGTCACaaaaaacaacatgtccaagccgaaatgctccatagttgttaattgcactatgttgtaataatagttttttttaactttatgacattttaatgttgttcttttttagaatgataatttatgttcttggtatttgtgaacttggtttatatgatatgttgatcgtgttcaaatcacaaatgtgtgtattcttgttaataaattgtTGAACAGTTTTCAACAAGCaatgaatctgttgcaacagctctgtaacttgttgggttttatccaacaagtaacaagacttgttgcaacaactagtatcttgttgggttttatctAACTGCTAAAAGATTTCCAACAAGTAAGCAATAAGTTGCAACAACTGACAGttcttgttgcagcaactaagttacatgttggggtttttccaacaagtggagtgacttgttgcagaaactgggtaacttgttgtgtttatccaacaagagtaaggacctGTTCAACAACTATATCACTttctgcaacagatactacaattgttgcaacagatactacacttgctgcaatagatattacagttgttgcaacagatgctacttgattcacccatatttagtgttcaacaaagggaatcaatgatatttagtgataaacaaaggaaatcaatgatatgtagtgatcaatatataatacttaatcaatttgatggtattttgagtcaggaaagatgatctactaagtccgTATGcactgtgaactacttgattcacccatatttagtgataaacaaaggaaatcaacgatatttagtgatcaatgtataatacttaattaaTTTGATGTACTTTGGGTCacgaaagatgatctactaagtcagtatgcactaaatcgcgtgaccattagagtgaattgatgtgaactacttgatgcACCCATATTtaatgataaacaaaggaaatcaacgatatttagtgatcaatgtataatacttaatcaatttgatgtattttgagtcaggaaagatgatttaCTAAGTCAGTATACACTAAATCGAGTGAtaattagagtgaattgatgtgaactacttgattcacccatatttagtgataaacaaaggaaatcaacgatatttagtgatcaatatataatacttaatcaatttgatgtattttgagtcaggagagatgatctactaagtcagtatgcactaaatcgagtgatcattagagtgatttgatgcgaactacttgattcacccatatttagtgttaaacaaaggaaataaatgGTATTTAGTGATGAATATGTATATCTACTAATATCCTTatggattagatagtaatttcatggactagatgggcaattctaagtgtattcttcctaaatcgagtgatcattagagtgatttgatgtgaagtacttaattcaaccatatttagtgataaaaaatgaattcaatgttattcagtataaacaagggagttcaatgtgatcaatatcgtgaatatgttgcaacaatggaggagttgttgcaacatatgagatatctcctgcaacatatgagtaagttgttgcaacttATGAGATATCTgctgcaacatatgagtaagttgttgcaacatatgagatacctgctgcaacatatgagtaagttgttgcaataatTCAAACAAGGTGAATAATCTGTTGCACAACTACGCAACTTGCTTAAACATCTAATCCATCtattgaaacagattagtaacttgttacaacttcttcaacaaatgtatgatctgttgcaacaattaactcatctgttgcgacatattttttagtttttgcaataatttaagcaattgtttgattttttccaacaaggtaagtaatttgttgcaacaactaagcaacttgtttaaaaagattagtaacttgttgaaacaaattagtaacttgttgcaacttcttcaacaactgtatgcatctgttgcaacaattagtaagcaaaataaataagttcataaacagaaattgttcaacagccaccttggctccaaataccacaactaatcaaaataaataagttcataaacatcattcacaaataATATAAAGGACAaaaataaaacataaattgttaaacaaccaccttggctccaaataccacaacttaagtaataatttgttcaGCAATTGCCTTCTCGGGTGTAGCAGATTTCCTTAATCTACTCCatctccttcatttccatcattagtttcttcatcttctagttcttcttcactttcttcatttgtatctactgcttcttggctatgttcttcatctctttctgaggattgattgtcagtttggctatcaatttgactatatctttcctcaacatTTGCTGATTCATAAATAGATTCTCTACTTGTTgtaacaagtgtagaacttgttgcactACACTTAttgcaataactacaaatctgttggatatcttctacaaacagaactaaataactgaagttatgtccaacagatttgtagttgttgcaacagattgtctacttgttgcaataagtgtagaacttgttgcaacaactacaaatctgtaagatatcttctacaaacaaaaCCAACTAACTGAAggtatgtccaacagatttgtagttgttgcaacagattgtctacttgttacaacaagcatagagcttgttgcaacaactacaaatatgttggatatcttctacaaacagaatcagaacaaaaaaaactatttgttggatatattttcctaaaccctgaatcataccaggacaacaacagaaaaacCATCTATTTTACTACAAGcacacaataacaacaacctAGATTTTATCCAACCTTttcctaaacccaaaaaaaaaaatcaaaacttcctttcaagttttttttttttttttagagtgaGTGGGGGgagcaaaaaaccaaaaataaaaacttttcatttttttttttaaaaacaattttttttttgggggggggggggggggtcggtgGGGGAAGAAAGAAacccaaaaaaaattcaaaacttattttcaagaaaaatcatttttttgggtgggggggggggggggagggggtgacGTGTGGGAAGAGGAGGAGTGGgggttgttaaaaaaaaattggagaggggggggggggggggggggggggttgggaggaggaggagggggtgaaaaaacaaataaagaaaatcaaaacttaaaaaaaaaaacattttttttaacaacCCCCACTCCTCCTCTTCCCACAGGGGGTGACGTGTGGGAAGAGGAGGAGTGGGGGTTGTTAAAAAAAAtttgagaggggggggggggggttgggaggaggaggagggggtgaaaaaacaaataaagaaaatcaaaacttaaaaaaaaaacattttttttggtgGGGCAAGGGCgggggaggggtgggaggaggaggagggggtggctggtgaaaaagaaaataaaaaaattaaaacttttaaaaGGGCGGGGGAGTAGGAGGAGGGGGGCGCCTGGTGAAAAAGCAAatgaaaatatcaaaacttaaaaaaaaaataggtgggGGTGTGGGGCGGGGATAGGGCTGGGAGAAGGAG
Coding sequences:
- the LOC132626227 gene encoding GSH-induced LITAF domain protein; amino-acid sequence: MSKYEEPAVGIPYNPAYHQAPPVPQQIHQQQYYVGENPYQAGMVPSNVIYGDPKGIPIQQTIYRDTPAPFNCLHCGNTGLTLVKSKPSPAAFVGCMMPFMLGVCFLCPSMDCLWHKYHYCPSCNQKVADFEKSDMCLVVDPPNWEEKSFALPA